GAACCAGAGCTCTTTCTTGCACCGCAGACCACACATCTTGGTCAGCACTTGAAGACACCCCATTTGCAGTGACCACATCATCAGTTTTCTGCTTGTCCGTGTCACTTGAAGACTCTTCTTGAGCCACCTTTGCAGCACTACTTTCGGGTGCTTGAACAGTTGATGCCCCTTCTATTTCCTCTCTAGTTGAAAGGGGAGATGCAATGGATTGTGTAGGTTTCCTCTTCTCAAGAAAAGAATCAAAAGCTTTGGCGGAGTCAGGTTTCTGAAGGAGGActgtttttgttgcttttaaaATTTCTTCAACAGATCTTCCTGTACCAATGTAGTCTGAAATAACCTCCCACCTCCGCGATGTTCCTTTAGGATATTTCTGCGTTCCTTTTCTCAGAAGCTCAATTTCTTCTCGGCCCCAACGTTTCTCCTTCTTTCCAGAGCTGCTTAATGGGAAACTTCCATTGGAATTCAAAGAGCCATTCTGCTGTGaaatcttcttctcttcctGTTTACTGCTCCCAGAATCATGATCACATCCACATGCATCTCTCAGTACTTTTGCTTGCTCTAGCCCTTCTTTGCCTTCAATCCTGTCACATAAACTCCTAAGCTGCTCAATATCCAATGACATACAAAGATTCTCCACATCAGCCTCGCTAAGATTGAGCAAACACTGTGACAGAACAGATCCTGAAAGAGTTCGAAGGCGACTCCGCTCTTTCCGCAAAagcttcttctctttctcctttaaTTTCTTCTGCTGTAAAGCAGCTTCAGCAGCACgtttttcctcctcttctttctgGCGTTTCTCCTCTTCAGCAGCCCTTGCAGATTCTTCTTCTTGCAACCTTTTTGCCAAAAATTTGgcttccttctttctttgcttctcggctttctcctcctcctttctcctcaatattcttgggtctcTCTTATAGGCACTGTCAACAAGAGTACGAATCCGTGCATAGTCTTCCTTTCTTGCCTTTTCTGAAAGCTTTGCATTCTGCCTCTCCATCCATCTCTTGTGGTCACGAGACTCGGCTTCTTCAAGATCAAATTCATCCGCATGGGGGAACTCTCTCCAGCTTTTAAAGCTGtaccaaaaattataaaagctaTCTACttcttttaaagaagttttCTCATCACCTAAAGATGGGACTGTTTGGTTAACTGACCACCGTCCATTCCTCATAAAAGCCGGACCAAACACCTTGAAGAAGTCTTGAGGGGCACAGTCAGTGGGaatttcatcatcaaactcATCTGTAGAGTCAtatattcttctcttcacaGGATCAATCAAAGCTTCATATGCTTCTTGGATTGCTTTGAAGTGGCTCtctatttcatccttttttgcttgttttgcaGCCTCACTTTCCTCGGCAAGAAGAATAGCAGCCTGTTTGTCTGGATGATACTTCAAAGCAACCTCACGATAGCTTTTCCGTATTTGTTCTTCTGTGGCAAGATATCTCAAATGGCCTAAACCCAACAAGGCATAGTGATCCTGTTGCGTATCTCCAGATCCAGATTTCTTTTTACCTTTGGTGCTATAGGATTCAGATGATGGCATGTATGATTGTTGCTTGTCATTGGACACTTTCTGATCTTCAGTCTTTGTGCCTTCCTCCTCCCAGCCAAGGAGTTTTAAAGCAGCAGTGTGAAAAGCATGCCCAGCTGGTTCGAATTTCAAAGCTTTGATTGGAAGGCCGTTTGAAGAAACATGCAATGGCTGTCCATCTACAAGCTCTTGTGAGTAAGAAATAAGACGAAGACTAGTTTGGATGGCCATGACGTTACCAAAATCAATCTCCAAAATCACCTCAATTTAGAACCCTGTTCAGCAATCAGTGTTGTAGCTATCTTCAAGCTGCACTGGAACGAAGCTTCAATTAGTAAAATTCATGCAGAAGAAAGTACAATGATTAATACTTTCTAGCAATAATCCAAGGAGTGTGACTTGGTCAGCATGTTGTAGAGTACAGGGACAGTAGACAGAACATGCTAGTTGACAGGTATATTGACTAGCATGAATcagcagaaaataaaaaagcatacaCATGCAGTTGAAAGCCACTTCACACACTTGAACATGCTTTTATAAATATTAGAGCACCCATCTCAAGACCATCAAGCTCTAAGTTGTATTGGAACAATATTTATCAACTCCAACACAACATTAAAAGCACACAGAAAAGCAGCAATTTTCTAATGCCCTGCCACAAAAGTTAATCTactttatttcaatataaaatagcaATAAGTAACATTCCAAGTCCTTACGAAAGCCTAAAAGACATTATGTGCGTGCTTGGCACATAGAAAGGTAGAATTAGTCACACTAGTATCAAACATTCTAGTGATCACATCTCCAACAAACCAGAGATCCAAAAACCAGCGCAATTCAGAATTAATTTTAGACTATACAGAATTATCTACGCACCCATATCCAATTGCACAAAAATGTCATATAGAAAACATGTAACattcaattttcattaaaagtgaaaatttttaagaaattaaaaaaacattataaaatacacATAAAAGTGTAGGAGTCATCAACATGCCAAATATTTTACGTTCACCAATCACCTACAAACACTCCGTCAATAACACCAATTCTACCATTAAAATTACCATATCCAAAAAAAAGACACCAAATTTCTCCAGTACACGTTCGTAAGAACTTCTCAAGAACAATTACAGCTCTCACCCAACTCCTCCCCAATCACAAAAATCATCACCCAACTACGCTCATGGGTTCTTGGATTTATTCCAGAAAGCTCACCAGACTTCATATCCTTGAAAAAACTCTTCAATGAGTTCACGTTAATATCAAAACACAAGGCCCTATCGTTAGCAAACTTGGAAATTTCATccaacattaaatgaaattaatagcTAAATCAACCCCTTCTCAGCATTCGTACCAATATTAAACACGAAACcttagtaaatcaaaataagcaAACATCAGGCTAATTTGTAACTTCGCTAACGTCATTAAACACAAATGATCATTTAACCCTCAACGTTAGCTAAGGTTTTCGTATATAAATCACGTAAAGcaacaaaataatcaagaagATAACACAAGGAAGCAAAATTGATTGGAAAAAACCACGAACTAGACTTTATACGAAATCAGACCACATAAAAACGATCAAAACATCGATCACTTAAAATCGCAAAAAGGGATttcaagaaacaacaaaaaccaCAAAACGTGAACAATCAGAGCTTAAAAAAACGACTAAATAGTAAATGAAGAGCAGATGTAGTTACCTGAGTTTGAGGTCTTCGCTTGTTTATTGGAGAGATGGAGCTCCAAAGGAGGGCTCTCTTTCTCGAGAGGAAATATGATTGCGGTtataaattagggtttttctAGGATTCTGAGAATTGTGAGGAATTAGGGTTTTTGAGGGGGGCGCAAAGCAGTGGAGATGGCAAAGCAAGGGAAAAAGAGGCTGCTTGCTGCTGTTCTTTTTTCGCTATTGATTTTGCTTCCGTTGAGTTTTTATAGATGGATGGTTGGATTCACGGGTGGCTTCATATTGGGCCGGGCTTACGTGTCCACTTACCAACTAGCGCGTCGCgtttattctatttattttttaaaaattaatttttgtatcaaaGACCTGAAAGCTGGACAATCCTTGACACACGAAAGTTTAGTATTTCGGCAACTtgccttttaaattattttttaaataagatattaaattgattttttaaataattctaatatatttataaaaaaattatttttaatatagttttaattaatttttttttataaaagtattattaaacatACACTTAATCTCcatttattgaaagattgatTTGTTAAACAATAATCACATGAAgctattttataatattttctaatatattttttaaaaataattttatttttaattttttatttaattagatagaacaaaaataataagaatttatgattattatttaataaaaaaactatagttttgaaacccgacccgggCCAAGGCTAAAACCGGGTcaggttgaaaaaaataaaggaaaaaaaaactcagtgtGATTTGGCTAACCCGGCAGGTTGACCTGGTCAAAACCTGGCTGcaaactcattaatttttattgttttttactaaaacaacgttgttttaatttaaaaaaataaaaatttgacccGGTCGACTCGATTAAAACTCGAAACCCGAGCCTTGGCTTTGGACCGAACCTAGtcttaaaattatgaaaaaaactcaagatatgaaataatatttctaaaataatttaaaattaatatattatactaagaaaataaattactatatatattacGACATCATCCACaacttaatcaattaaatactttCAATAATAAAgcattccaattaaaaaaaaatcagtaattttTGTTAACATCATTAATGATAAAACATCCACTCActttaattattcaacaatacatttatattatctattttataatttaaatatttatatttagactatatatatatatatattgaattttatatatttcatattaaataacATGTACATGatactaatttatatatttttttactttaggcGATTCCTGATTGCAGATAGAGCTGCCTAAAATGGACTGATCAACATCTGGCTATATTGTGGCAATACTTTCTTCCTCCTCAGCCATGTCTCTCTCACCAAAACCCCTCTTGCATCGCTTGGtaattcttcctcttcctcttcctcttcctcttcctcttcttcctttttcctttcctcttttttttatggcaaAGTAATTCAATGTTTCAAATCTGCTTACCAGTGTTTCAACGAGCTTCCCTGCATTTACACTTTTAGGGTTCCCACTCGGTTCCACCTACAGAAATCAAAGAGCCCCTCATCAAACCTGTCCCACTTTCATCGTCTCTGCTCAGGTACCGGCGACAACAATGTGAGTACCAGTCACATTCTAACTATCCCATATTCTTAAAATGATTAATGTttgtttaaaaacttttttttttttggtctttggtTGTGTAAGGTTAGGTTTCTGGTTCATCGGATTCTCGCAACAAAAATCATGACCATGAAGGTATATTatgttgttaataataataataataataataataataatttgttcttTCAACAGTATGGTGTTgaaaatttgatgaatgtattGTGTTGCCAGCTAAACTATCCGGCATCTTACCTTGTTTTCCAGGCTCAAGGGAAAGGAGTGAAATGAGTCGACCGTCAGCTTCGAATGAGTACTTTCTTCTTATTCATTGTGCTgacattcttttgtttgttaataGCATGATGATGGCAATGTTGTTGCTTTCTTGCTTACCCTTCAATATAATACAATGTACagatagattttcttttttctttctgccAATTGCTTTGTTGATTAGAGGCATGGAGATTTCTGTTGGCGATGAATGTTTTGTAAACGGAAGCTATATATAGCTTTGAATTATTGGGTTGGAttactttttgtaaaatgaGTATTGTCTGAATGGTGTGATTTTACTGCCGTTATAAACGGAGAGAAGAAAAGGCAAGTTAGAAATTCATGAATATCTTCTCTTGTTCATCAGGGTTTGAATTGTATGTGTACTgatttagtctttttttattattatgaaactTGTCACCAGTTTGTTGAAGAAACTAAAGAGATATGGGATTTCTGGAATTTTATCCTATGGGCTTTTGAACACTGCCTACTACCTTACAACCTTTCTCTTGGTGTGGTAAGTGAAGTAACCTTTTATAAGAATCACTTGGTCCATGTTTCTTTTAATGTGCATAAACCCCATAGTGCGACAAACTTGAGACGTTTGTGCTGTTTGATCATGGACAGCCTGTTACTCACATCATTCAGCACACCTTCAATGCTAATTGGCAAGCTGTGGGTTTGAAATTTGTGACCAAAGATTAATTATACCTGCTCTTAATGTGGTGTACGTTGCTTTATCTCTAGACTTTTGAGTAGTCACATTTCCAGGTCATGAAACATCATCATTCTGTAGATGAGTCTGGTAAATGAATGTTTGATGAAAGAATCCAGCTATGGCCTGGTTACGAATAAAAGAAGCTTACTTTAAGGGAGCCTTATTGGATCTTCTCATTGAGAGAAACATAGTGTCCACTTAAAGTTGGAATAAATGGATTGAGTATGGTGTTTTCTTTTCTCCCACacaaattcattttcttgatatattagACCAGTTCTTGTATAGGAGGAGGATGTTGGGGTGCTGATTTGATAATTCAAGTTGCTGCTATAACTAAGTTTGGGTgtgaattatttgattttttatctttgaatttGAAGGCAGATTCAAAGTTATGTTGTTTGTGGACTGTCTTGGGCTTATACTCTACAGCCTTTGAAATTCAAGCTTACTTCACTTGCTTACCAGGTTCTATGTTGCTCCTGCACCTGGAAAAATGGGTTATTTCGCTGCTGCTGAAAGGTAAATTACTGATCTTTTTAAACATCAATGGGACTATAAAATAGCATGGAAATTTAACTTGTTGCAGATTTCTCAAAGTGATGGCAATGGTGTGGGCTGGGAGCCAAGTTACCAAGCTCGTGAGAGCAGGAGGGTGAGCTGCTAGAACTcgacttttctttcttcatgttACTTGTCTAAACGTAAAGATTGATTCCATGACCTTAAATAACCAGG
This region of Populus alba chromosome 3, ASM523922v2, whole genome shotgun sequence genomic DNA includes:
- the LOC118054729 gene encoding uncharacterized protein, which codes for MAIQTSLRLISYSQELVDGQPLHVSSNGLPIKALKFEPAGHAFHTAALKLLGWEEEGTKTEDQKVSNDKQQSYMPSSESYSTKGKKKSGSGDTQQDHYALLGLGHLRYLATEEQIRKSYREVALKYHPDKQAAILLAEESEAAKQAKKDEIESHFKAIQEAYEALIDPVKRRIYDSTDEFDDEIPTDCAPQDFFKVFGPAFMRNGRWSVNQTVPSLGDEKTSLKEVDSFYNFWYSFKSWREFPHADEFDLEEAESRDHKRWMERQNAKLSEKARKEDYARIRTLVDSAYKRDPRILRRKEEEKAEKQRKKEAKFLAKRLQEEESARAAEEEKRQKEEEEKRAAEAALQQKKLKEKEKKLLRKERSRLRTLSGSVLSQCLLNLSEADVENLCMSLDIEQLRSLCDRIEGKEGLEQAKVLRDACGCDHDSGSSKQEEKKISQQNGSLNSNGSFPLSSSGKKEKRWGREEIELLRKGTQKYPKGTSRRWEVISDYIGTGRSVEEILKATKTVLLQKPDSAKAFDSFLEKRKPTQSIASPLSTREEIEGASTVQAPESSAAKVAQEESSSDTDKQKTDDVVTANGVSSSADQDVWSAVQERALVQALKTFPKETSQRWERVAAAVPGKTINQCKKKFALLKESFRNKKNTA
- the LOC118054730 gene encoding uncharacterized protein isoform X2 — translated: MSLSPKPLLHRLCFNELPCIYTFRVPTRFHLQKSKSPSSNLSHFHRLCSGTGDNNVSGSSDSRNKNHDHEGSRERSEMSRPSASNDLLKKLKRYGISGILSYGLLNTAYYLTTFLLVWFYVAPAPGKMGYFAAAERFLKVMAMVWAGSQVTKLVRAGGALALAPFVDRGLSWFTVIFKFESQEKAFIAIVGFCFGLALILFLVMTLLWA
- the LOC118054730 gene encoding uncharacterized protein isoform X1, yielding MSLSPKPLLHRLCFNELPCIYTFRVPTRFHLQKSKSPSSNLSHFHRLCSGTGDNNVSGSSDSRNKNHDHEAKLSGILPCFPGSRERSEMSRPSASNDLLKKLKRYGISGILSYGLLNTAYYLTTFLLVWFYVAPAPGKMGYFAAAERFLKVMAMVWAGSQVTKLVRAGGALALAPFVDRGLSWFTVIFKFESQEKAFIAIVGFCFGLALILFLVMTLLWA